Proteins encoded in a region of the Pseudomonas sp. PDNC002 genome:
- a CDS encoding beta (1-6) glucans synthase: MPQSSRFPLLPYCLSLLLALLALCGLWYGLGKPVILPDAATPTHKLQCASYSPFAKDQSPFDQPFVLRPAQMDADLALLATRFDCVRTYSMTGLEGIPALARKHGLKLMLGAWVNANPLDTEREVDALIKAANQYPDVVQAVIVGNETLLRKEVTGRYLAGLIRKVKANVRQPVTYADVWEFWHQHPEIAPAVDFITIHLLPYWEDDPSGIDDALAHVAKVREDFGREFAPKDILIGETGWPSEGRQRETALPSRVNEARFIRGFVHLAEEHGWRYNLIEAFDQPWKRQSEGAVGGYWGLFSADREEKGVLAGPVSNLPDWPAWLGLSGLILAAGLLLGGRPASSRAALLLPLGAALSGACIGLWAQQAVVTSRFWQEWLWAACLVGLNLLVLLHLSLALSARQGWRKRVFDWLEKRAGLWLAMAGFAGAVLMLGLVFDARYRSFPSAALLFPALVYLCRPVRAPRRECILLGLLIALGIVPQLLQEGWRNLQALGWAAVSVVLVLALCRGLRQRHQTAPEIV, from the coding sequence ATGCCCCAGTCATCGCGCTTTCCGCTCCTGCCCTACTGTCTCTCCCTGCTGCTTGCCCTCCTTGCCCTTTGCGGGCTCTGGTACGGCCTGGGCAAACCGGTGATCCTGCCCGACGCGGCGACGCCCACGCACAAGCTGCAGTGCGCGTCCTACAGTCCGTTTGCCAAGGATCAGTCGCCTTTCGACCAGCCTTTCGTGCTGCGCCCGGCGCAGATGGACGCCGACCTGGCCTTGCTGGCCACTCGCTTCGACTGCGTCCGCACATACTCCATGACTGGGTTGGAGGGCATCCCGGCGCTGGCGCGCAAGCACGGCCTGAAGCTGATGCTCGGCGCCTGGGTCAATGCCAACCCGCTCGATACCGAGCGTGAAGTCGACGCGTTGATCAAGGCCGCCAACCAGTACCCGGACGTGGTGCAGGCGGTGATCGTCGGCAACGAGACCCTGCTGCGCAAGGAAGTCACCGGGCGCTACCTCGCCGGGCTGATCCGCAAGGTGAAAGCCAATGTGCGCCAGCCGGTGACCTACGCCGACGTCTGGGAGTTCTGGCACCAGCATCCGGAAATCGCCCCGGCGGTGGACTTCATCACCATCCACCTGCTGCCGTACTGGGAGGACGATCCCAGCGGTATCGACGACGCGCTCGCCCACGTGGCGAAGGTCCGCGAAGATTTTGGCCGCGAGTTCGCGCCCAAGGACATCCTCATTGGCGAGACCGGCTGGCCCAGCGAAGGCCGCCAGCGCGAGACCGCCCTGCCCAGCCGGGTCAACGAGGCGCGCTTCATTCGTGGCTTCGTGCACCTGGCCGAGGAACATGGCTGGCGCTACAACCTGATCGAAGCCTTCGACCAGCCGTGGAAGCGCCAGAGCGAGGGCGCGGTGGGCGGTTACTGGGGGCTGTTCAGCGCCGACCGCGAAGAGAAAGGCGTGCTCGCCGGGCCGGTCAGCAACCTGCCGGACTGGCCGGCATGGCTGGGCCTGTCCGGGCTGATCCTGGCCGCCGGCCTGTTGCTGGGCGGTCGCCCGGCATCCTCTCGCGCCGCCCTGCTGCTGCCGCTGGGCGCGGCACTGAGTGGCGCGTGCATCGGCCTGTGGGCGCAACAGGCGGTGGTGACCAGCCGCTTCTGGCAGGAATGGCTGTGGGCAGCGTGTCTGGTCGGACTCAACCTGCTGGTGCTGTTGCACCTGAGCCTCGCGCTGTCGGCCCGCCAGGGCTGGCGTAAGCGTGTGTTCGACTGGCTGGAAAAGCGTGCCGGCCTCTGGCTGGCCATGGCCGGTTTCGCTGGCGCGGTGCTGATGCTGGGGCTGGTGTTCGACGCCCGTTACCGCAGTTTCCCTAGCGCCGCGCTGCTGTTCCCGGCGCTCGTCTACCTCTGTCGCCCCGTCCGCGCACCGCGCCGCGAGTGCATCCTGCTCGGGCTGCTGATCGCCCTCGGCATCGTTCCGCAACTGCTGCAGGAAGGGTGGCGCAATCTGCAGGCGCTGGGGTGGGCGGCGGTCAGCGTTGTGCTGGTACTGGCGCTCTGCCGTGGGTTGCGCCAACGACACCAGACGGCGCCCGAAATCGTCTGA
- a CDS encoding lysozyme inhibitor LprI family protein translates to MIALVLLGLPALAFARDFIAEGEDCIAGNSGAASVECLERLYYESNQEIRRLEDRFVAQARQRRRNDDIGETHYALAVSAMRDASRRFQKFSERQCDAEVAYFGGVASGYGQGRFTCLLNLNEGRKAYLRRMLKGL, encoded by the coding sequence ATGATCGCGCTGGTCCTGCTGGGGCTCCCCGCCCTGGCTTTTGCCCGGGACTTCATCGCCGAGGGCGAGGACTGCATCGCCGGCAACTCCGGCGCGGCGTCGGTGGAGTGCCTGGAGCGTCTCTATTACGAAAGCAACCAGGAGATTCGCCGCCTGGAAGATCGGTTCGTGGCCCAGGCACGTCAGCGCAGGCGCAATGACGACATCGGCGAAACGCATTATGCGTTGGCGGTTTCCGCGATGCGCGACGCCTCCCGGCGCTTCCAGAAGTTCAGCGAGCGCCAGTGCGATGCCGAAGTCGCGTATTTCGGCGGCGTTGCTTCTGGCTACGGGCAGGGGCGCTTCACTTGCCTGCTGAACCTCAATGAGGGGCGCAAGGCTTACCTGCGCAGAATGCTGAAAGGCCTTTAG
- a CDS encoding DUF2061 domain-containing protein, whose translation MLKTVTFTLMHFVIAFSVAYALTGSIAVGGLVAIVEPLCNAVGFHVHEKVWKRFDRGDSPREATAHRWIHRHA comes from the coding sequence ATGCTCAAGACCGTCACGTTCACCCTGATGCACTTCGTCATCGCCTTCAGCGTCGCCTACGCGCTGACCGGCAGCATCGCCGTGGGCGGCCTGGTGGCGATCGTCGAGCCGCTATGCAATGCAGTGGGCTTTCACGTCCACGAGAAGGTCTGGAAGCGCTTCGATCGCGGCGACAGCCCACGGGAGGCGACGGCGCACCGCTGGATTCACCGTCACGCCTGA
- a CDS encoding glycine betaine ABC transporter substrate-binding protein, translating to MSMMRRLLGLGAGLVLSAAAGLAGAAAKPEITIGYVDGWSDSVATTHVAAEIMREKLGYQVKLMPVAAGIMWQGVARGKLDAMLSAWLPVTHGAYYEKMKDKVVNLGVNYPGAKIGLIVPEYVKANSIEDLKAQKDDFGGRIVGIDAGAGVMLKTDQAIKDYGLDYKLVASSGSGMIAELTRAENDKKAIAVTGWIPHWMFAKWKLKFLEDPKKVYGEEEHVDSVANPALEKKAPEVWAFLKKFQWKDGQEIGEVMLAVQNGEKPEVAAKKWVEAHPDRVKEWL from the coding sequence ATGTCTATGATGCGACGCCTGTTGGGCCTGGGCGCAGGGCTGGTGCTGTCGGCGGCTGCCGGGCTGGCCGGTGCGGCGGCCAAGCCGGAAATCACCATCGGTTACGTGGACGGCTGGTCGGACAGCGTGGCCACCACGCACGTCGCCGCCGAGATCATGCGCGAGAAGCTCGGCTACCAGGTCAAGCTGATGCCGGTCGCCGCCGGGATCATGTGGCAGGGCGTGGCGCGCGGCAAGCTCGACGCCATGCTCTCGGCGTGGCTGCCGGTCACCCACGGCGCCTACTACGAGAAGATGAAGGACAAGGTGGTCAACCTGGGTGTGAACTACCCGGGTGCGAAGATCGGCTTGATCGTGCCGGAATACGTGAAAGCCAACAGCATCGAAGACCTCAAGGCGCAGAAGGATGACTTCGGCGGCCGCATCGTTGGCATCGACGCCGGCGCCGGGGTAATGCTCAAGACCGACCAGGCGATCAAGGACTACGGCCTGGACTACAAGCTGGTGGCCAGCTCCGGCAGCGGCATGATCGCCGAACTGACCCGCGCGGAGAACGACAAGAAGGCCATCGCCGTCACCGGCTGGATCCCGCACTGGATGTTCGCCAAATGGAAACTGAAGTTCCTCGAAGACCCGAAAAAGGTCTACGGCGAAGAGGAGCACGTCGACAGCGTGGCCAACCCGGCGCTGGAGAAGAAGGCACCGGAAGTCTGGGCCTTCCTGAAGAAATTCCAGTGGAAGGACGGCCAGGAAATCGGCGAAGTGATGCTCGCCGTGCAGAATGGCGAGAAGCCGGAAGTGGCCGCCAAGAAGTGGGTCGAAGCGCATCCGGATCGGGTGAAGGAATGGCTGTAA
- a CDS encoding GNAT family N-acetyltransferase encodes MSRVTLRPATPADIPLILDLITELADYERLAHEVKADAQRMHAHLFGPRPYAEVLIGEVDDQPQGFALFFHNYSTWLSQPGIYLEDLYVRPAARGAGLGKALLTELARLAVERGCGRLEWSVLDWNEPAIGFYRSLGARPQDEWSVYRLTGEALRELADKA; translated from the coding sequence ATGTCCCGCGTCACCCTACGACCCGCCACTCCCGCCGATATTCCGCTGATCCTCGACCTGATAACCGAACTGGCCGACTACGAACGGCTCGCCCATGAAGTGAAGGCCGACGCCCAGCGCATGCACGCCCACCTGTTCGGCCCGCGCCCCTACGCCGAAGTGCTCATCGGCGAGGTGGACGACCAGCCCCAGGGGTTCGCGCTGTTCTTCCACAACTACTCCACCTGGCTCAGCCAACCGGGCATCTACCTCGAGGACTTGTACGTGCGCCCCGCCGCCCGCGGCGCCGGCCTGGGCAAGGCGCTGCTGACGGAGCTCGCCCGGCTGGCCGTGGAACGCGGTTGTGGCCGCCTGGAATGGTCGGTACTGGACTGGAACGAACCCGCCATCGGTTTCTACCGCAGCCTGGGCGCGCGCCCACAAGACGAATGGAGCGTCTATCGTCTTACCGGCGAGGCACTGCGTGAGCTAGCCGACAAGGCGTGA